The following coding sequences lie in one Candidatus Abyssobacteria bacterium SURF_5 genomic window:
- a CDS encoding FAD-binding protein, with protein sequence MEADVIVIGGGMAGTTAALKAASLGADVILIRKGQGSTAMSSGTIDIAGPEKFLPLDSWGEVPRVSDRLKEILRVNPLHPYSIVAGGRSGIDLLCEQLSQATEFLLHKIPRFQMYGSCDQNIALPTVLGTAKFSSFAARSLSEGNLCAMRDAQVLLVGISGLMLFQPRICRQTLARYSSLHPPRPVERVEIIEAIIPHSMNALPSAPFEIARYLDEPQAAGHFAKVVRANMPAGINHVALPPVLGLDNHEETFDIFSREIGKKVFELISPTFSVPGYRLQRALESSLRENRVRILNDEVLDAKREGRKIRNLILKGRKSKRTAAAENYVLAAGKFNSGGILTNDFPIEPIFDLPLFCKDNRADARFMQDLLNWTVEGKQLLFSCGIHIDGQLRPLSPFGEPVYENLYAAGSIIGEYDYVADKCGLGVAILTGYIAGVQAAAKGARP encoded by the coding sequence ATGGAGGCTGATGTCATTGTCATCGGCGGCGGCATGGCCGGAACCACTGCCGCGCTGAAGGCCGCCTCGCTCGGCGCCGACGTGATCCTGATTCGAAAGGGTCAGGGTTCGACCGCCATGTCGTCGGGTACCATCGATATCGCCGGACCGGAGAAATTCCTTCCGCTGGATTCATGGGGCGAAGTCCCGCGGGTAAGCGACAGGCTGAAGGAGATATTGCGGGTAAATCCGCTGCATCCCTATTCGATCGTCGCGGGCGGGCGCAGCGGAATCGACCTGTTATGCGAGCAGTTATCGCAAGCCACGGAATTTCTTTTGCACAAGATCCCGCGGTTTCAGATGTACGGCTCGTGTGATCAGAATATTGCGCTGCCGACCGTTCTGGGAACGGCAAAATTTTCCTCATTCGCCGCCCGCTCGCTTTCTGAGGGAAATCTCTGCGCGATGCGAGATGCGCAGGTGCTGCTGGTGGGGATCAGTGGACTGATGCTGTTCCAGCCTCGCATCTGCCGTCAGACGCTCGCGCGGTATTCATCATTGCATCCGCCTCGCCCGGTTGAACGGGTGGAGATCATCGAAGCAATCATTCCGCATTCCATGAATGCGCTTCCTTCGGCCCCGTTCGAGATCGCGCGTTACCTCGATGAGCCGCAGGCGGCCGGGCATTTTGCGAAAGTTGTTCGCGCCAATATGCCGGCCGGGATCAATCACGTGGCGCTTCCGCCGGTTCTCGGGCTTGATAATCACGAGGAGACGTTCGATATCTTTTCTCGCGAGATCGGCAAGAAGGTGTTCGAATTGATCTCGCCGACTTTTTCGGTGCCGGGATATCGGCTGCAGCGGGCGCTGGAGTCGAGTCTTCGCGAGAATAGGGTCCGAATTCTGAATGACGAAGTGCTCGACGCCAAACGTGAAGGCAGGAAAATAAGGAATCTGATTCTGAAAGGGCGGAAATCGAAGCGAACCGCGGCTGCGGAAAATTATGTGCTTGCTGCCGGCAAATTCAATTCGGGCGGCATTCTGACCAACGATTTTCCGATCGAGCCGATTTTCGATCTGCCATTGTTCTGCAAGGACAACCGGGCGGATGCCCGCTTCATGCAGGACCTGCTCAACTGGACGGTGGAGGGAAAGCAGTTGCTTTTTTCGTGCGGCATTCATATCGACGGGCAACTGCGGCCGCTCAGTCCATTCGGCGAACCCGTCTATGAAAACCTTTATGCCGCGGGCTCGATAATTGGTGAATACGATTATGTAGCCGACAAGTGCGGGCTTGGCGTGGCCATTTTGACCGGCTATATAGCGGGCGTGCAAGCCGCCGCGAAAGGAGCGCGCCCATGA